A genomic region of Candidatus Ancaeobacter aquaticus contains the following coding sequences:
- the argB gene encoding acetylglutamate kinase — protein sequence MERYIAKAAVLVEALPYIQAYSNKYVIIKYGGSAMSDNEHADNLLKDIVFLECVGIKPILIHGGGNLITSRMKKAGKHSSFVHGLRVTDEETVNIVNDVLLEINGRIVSKIHEYGGRAQGLTSSDKIIVAKKHYVEEINKKTGKKEKIDIGNVGDVVKIKVSPIKQITDRIGVPVIAPVGVGSNGVLYNINADTAACGIAAAVKAEKLVLMTNTRGIMEDPHDIKTLIPSLKTKDISTLIANGVINSGMIPKVKACVLALRSGVHKIHIIDARILHSVLLEIFTDKGIGTQIMR from the coding sequence ATGGAACGATATATTGCAAAAGCAGCAGTACTTGTTGAAGCACTGCCATATATCCAGGCATATTCTAACAAGTATGTCATTATTAAATATGGCGGCAGCGCTATGAGTGATAATGAACACGCTGATAATTTATTGAAAGACATTGTTTTTTTAGAATGCGTAGGAATAAAGCCAATTCTTATTCATGGTGGCGGCAACCTCATAACATCACGTATGAAAAAGGCAGGAAAACATTCATCATTTGTTCATGGGTTGAGAGTAACGGACGAAGAAACAGTGAATATAGTCAATGATGTCTTATTAGAAATAAATGGTCGTATTGTTTCAAAGATACATGAATATGGAGGGCGTGCGCAGGGACTTACCAGTAGTGATAAGATAATTGTCGCAAAAAAACACTATGTTGAAGAAATAAATAAAAAAACAGGCAAAAAAGAGAAGATTGATATTGGGAATGTTGGAGATGTTGTTAAAATTAAAGTCTCCCCAATTAAACAAATAACTGATAGAATAGGTGTCCCTGTAATCGCTCCGGTCGGTGTTGGTTCTAATGGGGTGCTCTATAATATAAACGCAGATACTGCTGCATGTGGTATTGCTGCGGCAGTTAAGGCTGAAAAGCTTGTATTAATGACTAATACAAGGGGTATTATGGAAGATCCACATGATATAAAAACATTGATACCATCGCTGAAGACAAAGGATATTTCGACATTAATTGCCAATGGTGTTATTAACAGTGGAATGATACCAAAAGTAAAGGCATGTGTACTGGCGTTGAGGAGCGGTGTGCATAAAATACATATTATTGATGCACGGATCTTGCATTCAGTTTTATTGGAGATATTTACGGATAAGGGAATCGGAACACAAATAATGCGATAG
- the argC gene encoding N-acetyl-gamma-glutamyl-phosphate reductase, giving the protein MIKVAIVGATGYGGQELIKLLLRHPKVEITQLVSQSNKNKSIGEAFPYFKNLIDQKFVSLDLARISKKADLVFLSLPHKSAMNIAGKLLKKGMRVIDFSADFRLKNKSLYKLWYGIDHPNDDLLASAIYGLPEFYRSKIKKATLIANPGCYPTAALLSILPALNEGLINSEDIIIDAKTGASGAGRMPSDALHFPECNESITAYRVGTHQHIPEIEQELSFFAKRDVEAVFMPHLIPMNRGILSTSYCKLKAGISLKEMRAFYAEFYKKEPFVRVLKKNMFPQTRNVSGLNFCDIGIHVDENSQRLIVVSAIDNLMKGAAGQAVQNMNIMYGIKETMGLI; this is encoded by the coding sequence ATGATCAAAGTCGCTATTGTTGGAGCTACGGGGTATGGTGGGCAGGAACTTATTAAGCTTTTGTTACGGCATCCTAAAGTAGAGATTACACAGCTAGTGTCTCAATCAAACAAAAATAAATCAATAGGTGAAGCGTTTCCATATTTCAAGAATCTTATTGATCAAAAATTTGTATCTTTAGATCTTGCGCGAATTTCAAAAAAAGCAGATCTTGTATTTTTGTCTCTTCCGCATAAATCAGCGATGAACATTGCGGGGAAGCTCTTAAAAAAAGGTATGCGAGTAATTGATTTTAGCGCTGATTTCCGATTAAAAAATAAATCATTGTATAAATTATGGTATGGCATTGATCATCCTAATGATGATCTTCTTGCGAGTGCTATCTATGGTTTGCCTGAGTTTTATCGTTCGAAAATTAAAAAAGCTACGTTGATTGCAAATCCAGGCTGTTATCCAACTGCGGCACTTTTATCGATTCTTCCCGCATTGAATGAAGGATTGATTAATAGCGAGGATATAATAATTGATGCTAAAACCGGTGCTTCAGGTGCGGGACGGATGCCATCCGATGCGTTACATTTCCCTGAATGCAATGAATCAATAACTGCATATAGAGTAGGGACACATCAACATATACCTGAAATTGAACAAGAATTATCGTTTTTCGCGAAAAGAGATGTTGAAGCTGTTTTTATGCCGCATTTAATTCCGATGAATAGGGGGATTCTTTCGACATCATATTGCAAGTTGAAGGCAGGCATTTCTCTTAAAGAGATGAGGGCTTTTTACGCCGAATTTTACAAAAAAGAACCGTTCGTACGTGTTTTAAAGAAAAATATGTTTCCTCAAACAAGGAATGTTTCAGGGCTTAATTTTTGTGATATAGGTATTCATGTTGATGAAAACTCTCAACGACTTATTGTTGTTTCAGCTATTGATAATCTTATGAAAGGTGCCGCTGGACAAGCAGTGCAAAATATGAATATCATGTACGGCATTAAGGAAACGATGGGTCTGATCTAA
- a CDS encoding argininosuccinate synthase: protein MKKVVLAYSGGLDTSIIIQWLKEKYSYDVIAYCADLGQGSELTGLRKKALKTGASKVYICDLREEFVRDYVFPLIKSGAIYEGVYLMGTSIARPLIAKKQIEIAHKEKAEAVCHGSTGKGNDQVRFELTYYAMDPYIKVVAPWREWDFDSRESLIRYAKKHNIPVPVTKAKPYSSDRNLFHISFEGGILEDPWREPREDMFLLSQSPEKAPNKATYVEIEFKKGTPWAINGKKYSPYALLKRLNELGGKNGIGRIDIVENRFVGMKSRGVYETPGGTILHVAHRAIESITMDREVMRLRDSFMPKYAELVYYGFWFSPEMSLMNTMIDETQKNVTGVVRLKLYKGNCIVVGRKSKKSLYREDVVTFEKDDGAYNQKDAEGFIRLQALRLKIHAMLENK from the coding sequence ATGAAAAAAGTTGTATTAGCGTATTCTGGGGGACTTGATACATCCATTATCATACAATGGCTTAAAGAAAAATACAGTTATGATGTTATTGCCTATTGTGCGGATCTGGGTCAAGGTTCAGAACTTACAGGATTACGTAAAAAAGCGTTAAAAACAGGCGCGTCAAAGGTGTATATCTGTGATTTACGTGAAGAGTTTGTGCGTGATTATGTGTTTCCTTTAATTAAATCCGGTGCGATTTATGAAGGTGTCTATCTTATGGGCACGTCAATTGCACGGCCGCTTATTGCAAAGAAACAGATTGAAATCGCACATAAAGAGAAGGCTGAAGCGGTATGTCATGGGTCCACAGGGAAAGGGAATGACCAGGTACGATTCGAGCTTACGTATTACGCGATGGATCCATATATTAAAGTAGTTGCGCCGTGGCGTGAATGGGATTTTGATTCTCGAGAATCATTAATCCGTTATGCGAAAAAACATAATATTCCGGTGCCGGTAACAAAGGCAAAACCGTATTCGAGTGATAGAAATCTATTTCATATTAGTTTTGAAGGAGGCATATTAGAAGATCCCTGGAGAGAACCGCGTGAAGATATGTTTCTATTGTCTCAATCGCCTGAGAAGGCGCCGAATAAAGCGACGTATGTTGAAATAGAGTTTAAAAAGGGTACGCCGTGGGCAATTAATGGAAAGAAGTATTCTCCATACGCGTTGCTCAAACGATTAAATGAACTTGGTGGTAAAAATGGTATCGGTCGAATAGATATCGTTGAGAATAGATTTGTAGGAATGAAGTCGCGTGGTGTGTATGAAACGCCAGGTGGGACCATATTGCATGTCGCTCACCGAGCAATCGAATCTATTACTATGGATAGGGAAGTAATGCGGTTAAGGGATTCGTTTATGCCAAAATATGCTGAATTGGTATATTACGGATTCTGGTTTTCTCCGGAAATGTCTTTAATGAACACTATGATCGATGAGACGCAGAAAAATGTGACTGGTGTTGTCCGGCTTAAATTATATAAAGGGAACTGTATAGTGGTTGGAAGAAAGTCAAAAAAATCATTATATCGAGAAGATGTTGTCACATTTGAAAAAGATGACGGGGCATATAACCAAAAAGATGCTGAAGGATTTATACGCCTACAGGCTCTTCGACTGAAGATACACGCTATGCTTGAAAATAAATAA
- the lysA gene encoding diaminopimelate decarboxylase, with protein sequence MHDFTYKGLKLYAEDVPVEKIAKKYKTPVFVYSYKTLVDHFTKLQKAFTSIDTCICYSVKSNSNGAVLKALIEKGAGLDVVSGGELYRGLKAGADASKIVFAGVGKGYDEIELAIRKNILFFTVESKQELEVIARVAKKCGKVAHVALRVNPDVDPKTHKYISTGKKENKFGLNFSAALALYKDIKKMKNIVARGVHMHIGSQITSIQPFLTAIDKMQRFIEKVKSEGINLEYFDIGGGLGIIYKDEKPLTAEQFGNHVIPRLKKLQLKIVLEPGRFISGNAGIMVTQVRYVKESGKYFAIVDAGMNDLIRPSLYSAYHEILPVKKNSRKKVKLDVVGPICESGDFFAQDRMMQLVHPGEYIAVMSAGAYGFTMSSNYNSRPRAAEVLVKGKSMYEIKRRETYKDLLRGESIPDFLA encoded by the coding sequence ATGCATGATTTTACATATAAAGGATTAAAGCTATATGCCGAAGATGTTCCTGTAGAGAAAATCGCAAAGAAATATAAGACACCCGTATTTGTATATAGTTATAAAACTCTTGTTGATCATTTTACTAAACTGCAAAAAGCTTTTACCTCTATAGATACGTGTATTTGCTACTCAGTAAAATCAAATTCTAATGGCGCAGTCTTAAAGGCTCTAATCGAAAAAGGTGCCGGACTGGATGTCGTCAGTGGCGGTGAATTATATAGAGGACTAAAGGCCGGTGCCGATGCGAGTAAAATTGTTTTTGCCGGTGTAGGAAAAGGATATGATGAAATAGAGTTAGCTATTAGAAAAAATATTTTATTTTTTACGGTAGAGTCAAAACAGGAGTTAGAAGTGATAGCGCGTGTAGCAAAAAAATGCGGAAAAGTCGCGCATGTTGCTTTACGCGTTAATCCTGATGTTGATCCAAAAACACACAAATATATTTCGACCGGTAAAAAAGAGAATAAATTTGGACTGAATTTCAGTGCTGCATTAGCTTTATATAAAGATATAAAGAAGATGAAAAATATTGTAGCTCGCGGTGTGCATATGCATATCGGGTCTCAAATTACCTCAATACAGCCTTTTTTAACGGCAATTGATAAAATGCAGCGTTTTATTGAAAAAGTGAAGTCAGAGGGTATTAATCTTGAATATTTCGATATAGGGGGTGGGTTAGGCATAATATATAAAGATGAAAAGCCTCTTACTGCCGAACAATTTGGTAATCATGTAATTCCTCGATTAAAAAAGTTGCAGCTTAAAATTGTTCTTGAGCCGGGACGATTTATTTCAGGCAATGCAGGGATAATGGTTACGCAGGTACGGTATGTTAAAGAAAGTGGGAAGTATTTTGCTATTGTTGACGCGGGGATGAATGATTTGATACGCCCATCGCTTTATAGTGCTTACCATGAGATACTACCGGTAAAGAAAAATAGCAGGAAAAAAGTCAAACTTGATGTAGTGGGTCCTATTTGTGAAAGTGGTGACTTTTTTGCGCAGGATAGAATGATGCAACTAGTGCATCCCGGAGAATATATTGCTGTTATGAGTGCGGGAGCATATGGTTTTACTATGTCATCAAATTATAATTCACGTCCACGAGCAGCTGAAGTACTTGTTAAAGGTAAATCAATGTATGAGATAAAGAGAAGAGAAACATATAAAGATTTGTTGCGAGGAGAAAGTATCCCGGACTTTTTAGCGTAA
- the argJ gene encoding bifunctional glutamate N-acetyltransferase/amino-acid acetyltransferase ArgJ — protein MKITNGSITTPKGYKAGGISCGTKTKGKKDLSFVVSDIPAVAAGVFTTNEVKAAPVKLTQKHLRNGMLQAIITNSGVANACTGNEGMENALKMAQATKEALDLKKSTLVAVCSTGVIGKQLPIKKIQKGAHELSSKLSRHGGVEAAESIMTTDTHAKHCAVKCKISGKEISIGGIAKGSGMIEPNMATMLSYITTDCAISEKLLRKALQQSVDKSFNCISVDGDMSTNDTVLIMANGSAENKQIAQEDSNYKIFCNALDMVTTYLAKLVVGDGEGATKFVEVNVKGAQSDSDAHDVARAVTRSNLFRVALYGEAPYWGRIMSAIGSSGVLIKEEKLSIQVNGKNIVSNGISDENKVAIMKNQLKKKNIIITIDLNQKKGSACMWMCDLSHGYVAVNV, from the coding sequence ATGAAAATTACAAATGGGTCAATTACAACTCCAAAAGGATATAAGGCAGGTGGAATTTCCTGTGGGACAAAAACGAAAGGCAAAAAAGATTTGTCTTTTGTTGTTAGTGATATCCCTGCTGTTGCAGCCGGAGTTTTTACGACGAATGAGGTAAAAGCCGCGCCGGTAAAACTTACACAAAAACATTTGAGAAACGGAATGCTGCAGGCAATCATTACTAATAGTGGTGTCGCTAATGCCTGTACGGGCAATGAGGGAATGGAGAACGCTCTAAAAATGGCTCAGGCAACTAAAGAGGCATTGGATCTTAAAAAAAGCACGCTTGTCGCGGTCTGTTCTACCGGTGTTATAGGAAAACAATTACCAATTAAAAAGATACAAAAAGGAGCGCATGAGCTTTCTAGTAAATTATCTCGTCATGGCGGAGTTGAAGCCGCAGAAAGCATTATGACAACAGATACGCATGCAAAGCATTGTGCAGTTAAATGCAAGATATCCGGCAAAGAAATCAGTATAGGCGGTATTGCTAAGGGTTCTGGGATGATCGAGCCGAATATGGCTACTATGCTTTCGTATATTACGACAGATTGTGCAATATCAGAAAAACTTTTGCGTAAAGCGCTACAACAGTCAGTAGATAAAAGCTTTAATTGTATTTCAGTTGATGGCGATATGAGCACAAATGATACTGTGCTTATTATGGCAAACGGGAGTGCAGAAAATAAACAGATAGCACAAGAGGACAGTAATTATAAGATATTTTGTAATGCTCTTGATATGGTAACTACATATCTCGCGAAACTCGTCGTCGGTGATGGTGAGGGGGCAACAAAGTTTGTTGAAGTAAATGTAAAAGGCGCTCAGAGTGATTCAGATGCTCATGATGTTGCTCGTGCTGTTACGCGAAGTAATTTATTTAGGGTCGCACTTTACGGGGAGGCGCCCTATTGGGGTCGTATCATGTCTGCTATCGGTTCGTCAGGTGTACTGATAAAAGAAGAAAAACTATCGATACAAGTTAATGGTAAGAACATTGTCTCAAATGGTATTTCAGATGAAAATAAAGTGGCTATTATGAAAAATCAGTTAAAGAAGAAAAATATAATCATTACGATCGATCTTAATCAAAAAAAAGGTTCTGCATGCATGTGGATGTGTGATTTATCACATGGATATGTGGCTGTTAATGTTTAA
- a CDS encoding aspartate aminotransferase family protein, translating to MNKTINLYDKYVLNTYTKTPIVFVKGKGSYLWDDKGNKYLDFFPGWGVSGLGHCPKAVVSAIKKQVDTLMHISNNYYNELQGKLAEIISKQSFGGKVFFCNSGAEANEAAIKLVRKYGSKVGRYEVITMLKSFHGRTLAAVSATGQKQFHDGFRPLVPGFRYVKFGDIEELKRSITDKTIAIMLEPIQGEGGINYAGKEYYTALRKLCDKNGILLIFDEVQTGMGRTGKMFCYQNFDVVPDVMTLAKMIGGGMPIGAMVVKNELANVLGPGTHATTFGGSPLACSAALAVFDTIKNDKLMNNAKQMGSYLRKQLEYLADSYPIIRDVRGLGLMIGVELNADGVEIAKACTERGLLINCTNQVVLRIMPALNVKKSEIDSAVSILDGVLGSLQ from the coding sequence ATGAATAAAACAATTAATTTATATGACAAATATGTGTTAAACACCTATACAAAAACGCCGATTGTTTTTGTAAAAGGCAAAGGATCTTATTTATGGGATGATAAAGGAAATAAGTATCTTGATTTTTTCCCCGGGTGGGGCGTGAGCGGACTTGGACATTGTCCAAAAGCCGTTGTTTCAGCTATAAAAAAACAAGTCGATACGCTTATGCATATATCAAATAATTACTATAATGAATTACAGGGTAAACTTGCAGAGATTATTTCCAAACAGTCTTTTGGCGGTAAAGTGTTTTTCTGTAATAGCGGCGCAGAAGCAAATGAAGCGGCGATTAAGCTTGTACGTAAATATGGATCAAAGGTTGGTCGGTATGAAGTTATTACCATGTTAAAGTCCTTTCATGGAAGAACACTTGCTGCGGTAAGTGCCACAGGACAAAAACAATTTCATGATGGGTTTCGCCCGCTTGTTCCTGGGTTTCGCTACGTAAAGTTTGGTGATATTGAAGAATTAAAGAGATCCATTACTGATAAAACTATCGCAATTATGCTTGAGCCTATACAGGGTGAAGGCGGGATAAATTATGCAGGTAAAGAATATTATACGGCACTAAGAAAATTATGTGACAAGAATGGCATTCTTTTGATCTTTGATGAAGTGCAGACAGGAATGGGCAGAACGGGAAAAATGTTCTGTTATCAAAATTTTGATGTTGTTCCAGATGTAATGACTTTGGCAAAAATGATTGGCGGAGGTATGCCGATCGGTGCGATGGTTGTTAAAAACGAACTAGCTAATGTTCTTGGGCCAGGGACACATGCCACGACATTTGGGGGAAGTCCTTTAGCTTGTTCGGCAGCTCTTGCGGTATTTGATACAATTAAAAATGATAAACTAATGAATAACGCCAAACAGATGGGAAGTTACTTAAGGAAACAACTGGAATATTTGGCTGATTCATATCCTATAATTCGTGATGTGCGAGGACTGGGTTTAATGATAGGCGTGGAACTGAACGCTGATGGTGTTGAGATAGCTAAAGCATGTACCGAACGAGGTCTTCTCATTAACTGTACTAATCAAGTTGTTCTGCGGATAATGCCGGCGTTAAACGTGAAGAAGAGTGAGATTGATAGTGCAGTTTCAATTCTAGATGGGGTGTTAGGGTCCTTACAATGA
- the argH gene encoding argininosuccinate lyase: protein MVKKLWAGRYKKDTHKDVEQFTQSVSYDKRLAQYDIIGSIAHAKMLAHVGVISKKESSTIQTALKKIASDISKGSFRFKAELEDVHMNVEAALIKKIGAVGGKLHTARSRNDQVSLDLRMYLRDEVDAIIDGITVLQKSLLELAQKYKKVIISGYTHMQHAQPVLFAHHMLAYVEMFERDKDRLSDCKKRINVLSLGACALAGTSIPIDRAFVAKELGFKSVSQNSIDTVSDRDFVIEFLQAASIMGMHFSRISEECILWASTEFDLIDIDESFCTGSSIMPQKKNPDIAELIRGKSGRLYGNLTSVLVMMKGLPLSYNRDMQEDKEPLFDSVDTVKAILGILSKMLSCITLKKQSKNVFSGDFSYATDVAEYLVKKSVPFRNAHEIVGNLVSYSIEKNIEMYDIPLKELQKHAPQFQRDIYKVMEIGNVVSSKRSSGGTANVNVERSMKIWKKKLF from the coding sequence ATGGTGAAAAAATTATGGGCAGGGCGATATAAGAAGGATACCCACAAAGATGTCGAGCAATTTACGCAATCGGTATCGTACGATAAGCGTTTAGCGCAATACGATATCATTGGAAGTATTGCACATGCAAAGATGCTTGCACATGTCGGCGTTATTTCAAAAAAGGAGAGCAGCACGATACAAACTGCTCTGAAGAAAATTGCTTCTGATATTAGTAAGGGTTCATTTCGGTTTAAGGCTGAACTTGAAGATGTCCATATGAACGTTGAGGCAGCACTTATTAAAAAAATTGGTGCTGTAGGGGGGAAATTACATACTGCACGAAGCCGAAACGACCAGGTGTCTTTAGACTTGCGAATGTATTTGCGTGACGAGGTAGATGCAATCATAGATGGTATAACTGTGCTGCAGAAATCGCTTCTAGAATTGGCGCAAAAGTATAAAAAAGTGATTATATCCGGATACACTCATATGCAGCACGCGCAACCGGTTCTTTTTGCCCACCATATGCTTGCATACGTAGAAATGTTTGAACGAGATAAAGATCGGCTGTCTGATTGTAAGAAACGGATTAATGTTCTTTCCTTAGGTGCATGTGCGCTTGCGGGAACATCAATCCCTATAGATCGGGCATTTGTTGCTAAGGAATTAGGGTTTAAGAGTGTGTCTCAAAATAGTATTGATACGGTATCAGACCGAGATTTTGTAATAGAGTTCTTACAAGCTGCGTCAATTATGGGAATGCATTTTTCTCGCATATCAGAAGAATGTATTTTATGGGCTTCAACAGAATTTGATCTTATCGATATCGATGAATCTTTTTGTACGGGATCGAGTATTATGCCGCAAAAAAAGAATCCTGATATTGCGGAATTGATACGCGGGAAATCAGGGCGTTTATATGGTAATCTCACAAGTGTTCTTGTGATGATGAAAGGATTGCCGCTTTCATATAATCGAGATATGCAAGAAGATAAAGAACCGCTTTTTGATTCTGTTGATACAGTAAAAGCAATACTTGGTATACTCTCAAAAATGCTTAGTTGTATTACACTTAAGAAACAATCGAAAAATGTATTTAGCGGTGATTTCTCGTATGCAACAGATGTTGCAGAATACTTAGTGAAAAAAAGTGTTCCGTTTAGAAACGCGCATGAGATTGTAGGGAATTTGGTATCTTACTCAATAGAGAAGAATATCGAGATGTATGATATCCCTTTAAAAGAATTGCAAAAACATGCACCTCAGTTTCAGCGTGATATCTATAAGGTAATGGAAATAGGAAATGTAGTATCGTCAAAACGTTCGTCCGGTGGAACAGCGAATGTAAATGTTGAGCGTTCAATGAAAATCTGGAAAAAGAAGCTTTTTTAG
- the argF gene encoding ornithine carbamoyltransferase codes for MKIKDLISLADLSHTQIKDILTVADKLKKKNQPMLLKDKALALIFKKSSTRTRVSFEVAIYQLGGYSTFLRTEDVQIGRGESIADTAKVLSRYIDGIVIRTFDHSEIIELAQNATIPVINGLSDYSHPCQVLCDLMTIKEKRGKLNGLKVAFIGDGSSNMAHSWMFGAVKMGIHLAVATPRQYQPLPEVQRIAKSCKDGKGSFYITSDPNEAAKNADILYTDVFVSMGQEKEMKNRLKTFKPYQITQKLLDRAHKKCMVMHCLPAHRGQEIAADVIDGPQSVVFDQAENRLHVQKGILALLMSGKKI; via the coding sequence ATGAAAATAAAAGATCTTATTTCTTTAGCAGATTTATCACACACACAGATTAAAGATATACTCACGGTAGCCGATAAACTTAAGAAGAAGAACCAGCCAATGCTTTTAAAAGATAAAGCGCTAGCTCTTATTTTTAAAAAATCATCGACGCGTACACGAGTATCTTTTGAAGTTGCCATTTATCAATTGGGTGGATATTCAACGTTTCTGCGGACAGAAGATGTTCAGATAGGTCGCGGTGAATCTATAGCTGATACCGCAAAAGTATTGTCGCGATATATTGATGGGATCGTTATACGGACATTTGATCATAGTGAGATAATAGAACTTGCTCAGAATGCCACAATACCTGTCATTAATGGATTAAGTGATTATTCTCATCCATGTCAAGTCTTATGCGATTTAATGACGATAAAGGAAAAACGGGGAAAACTTAATGGATTAAAAGTTGCCTTTATAGGTGATGGATCGAGCAATATGGCTCATTCATGGATGTTTGGCGCAGTTAAAATGGGTATACATTTAGCGGTTGCAACACCTCGCCAATATCAACCGCTTCCAGAGGTGCAAAGAATCGCTAAAAGCTGTAAAGATGGTAAAGGCAGTTTTTACATTACCTCAGATCCTAATGAAGCTGCTAAAAATGCAGACATTCTTTATACTGACGTTTTTGTAAGTATGGGGCAAGAAAAAGAGATGAAAAACCGGCTCAAAACATTTAAACCGTATCAGATAACACAAAAGCTTCTTGATCGTGCACATAAAAAATGTATGGTCATGCATTGTCTTCCTGCGCATAGAGGGCAGGAGATAGCAGCGGATGTTATTGACGGGCCGCAATCAGTTGTTTTTGATCAAGCTGAAAATCGATTGCATGTGCAAAAAGGGATATTGGCGCTGCTTATGAGCGGCAAAAAGATTTAA
- the dapF gene encoding diaminopimelate epimerase, translated as MKKSIQFTKISAAANDFILIDNRKAVLKKNLKKCAQILCNRKNGIGADGLIIIELSRKADFKMRIFNPDGSEAEMCGNGARACALFAYENEIAGGMMCFTTLAGVIEARVLKDGVSIRMVAPSTINKDIKITHEDKIYSFDFVDTGVPHAVHFNKNIKNIDVKTLGKHVRQAKEFQPHGTNVNFAKIIDKHAIEVRTYERGVEDETLACGTGSTASALVAGERYGCLSPIKVLVQSGDYLTISFKRTRDNSFENICMKGPAKEIFVGTLSHIL; from the coding sequence ATGAAAAAATCAATTCAGTTCACTAAAATATCGGCGGCAGCGAATGATTTTATTTTGATTGATAATCGAAAAGCTGTACTGAAAAAAAACTTAAAGAAATGCGCTCAAATACTCTGTAATAGAAAAAATGGTATTGGCGCGGACGGTTTGATTATTATTGAGCTTTCACGTAAAGCTGATTTTAAAATGAGGATTTTTAATCCTGATGGTTCTGAAGCAGAAATGTGCGGTAATGGGGCACGTGCATGTGCGCTTTTTGCTTATGAAAATGAAATCGCGGGTGGCATGATGTGTTTTACAACACTTGCGGGAGTGATAGAGGCTCGGGTGTTAAAGGACGGGGTTTCTATTAGGATGGTTGCTCCGAGTACAATAAATAAAGATATCAAGATAACACATGAGGACAAAATATATTCTTTTGACTTTGTAGATACAGGTGTGCCGCATGCGGTACATTTCAACAAAAACATTAAAAATATAGACGTAAAAACACTCGGGAAACATGTCCGGCAGGCAAAAGAGTTTCAGCCTCATGGGACCAATGTTAACTTTGCTAAAATAATTGATAAGCATGCTATTGAGGTGCGTACCTATGAACGTGGTGTAGAAGATGAAACATTGGCTTGTGGAACAGGGTCTACGGCGTCTGCACTCGTTGCCGGTGAAAGATATGGATGTCTATCTCCAATAAAGGTGTTAGTGCAAAGTGGAGATTATTTAACGATAAGTTTTAAACGAACAAGAGATAACAGTTTTGAAAATATTTGCATGAAAGGTCCTGCTAAAGAAATATTTGTAGGTACTCTTTCGCATATACTATGA
- the rpsI gene encoding 30S ribosomal protein S9 yields MSSEVVFYATGRRKTAIAKVRIFNGKGQMLVNNKSFDEYFKREILKMIALQPLELTECMGKYDISASVVGGGLAGQAGALRHGLTRALVKADDSLKAVLKKAGLLTRDPRKRERKKYGQKGARKRFQYSKR; encoded by the coding sequence ATGTCTAGCGAAGTTGTTTTTTATGCTACTGGAAGAAGAAAGACTGCAATAGCAAAAGTGCGTATTTTTAATGGTAAAGGACAGATGCTGGTCAATAACAAAAGTTTTGACGAGTATTTTAAAAGAGAAATTCTTAAAATGATTGCCTTACAACCATTAGAGCTTACCGAATGTATGGGTAAATATGACATTTCTGCGAGTGTTGTAGGTGGTGGGCTTGCTGGACAAGCTGGTGCATTACGGCATGGTCTTACACGTGCTCTAGTAAAAGCCGATGATAGTCTCAAAGCTGTTCTAAAGAAGGCAGGGCTTTTAACGAGAGATCCTCGAAAAAGGGAGCGCAAAAAGTATGGTCAGAAAGGTGCCCGAAAAAGATTCCAGTATTCGAAACGATAA